One genomic window of Candidatus Trichorickettsia mobilis includes the following:
- a CDS encoding type IV secretory system conjugative DNA transfer family protein has translation MADDNFLRNTDGLIIGVDEKNNFYRVAGYQHIFLMAPTGSGKGVSFVLPNLLSSQESVIVHDIKMENYVITSGWRASQGQAIYMFEPLNPEGKTHCYNPLDFISKNSDQMFNDIQKIAHILLPDHCHSCHAEIRNLFIAIVLYIMASLEKTKSFGEIYRILMGNVSEELTAALKLKISNAGLDLINNFLNKEKDERTHITSSLASHIELWGNPLIDYATSKSDFNPADFRKEKATLYVGLHPADIKRLRPLMQFFYQHIAQSFCASSNSEKDTHGVLFILDEFPTLGKMDIFTDSIPYFRGYKVRLLMIAQNLNDVKASYCEKGANSLLSNSTFKVAFTANNIDTANFVSNLAIDRVKKEVSISWQTVMSIGLDEQIIITDNEQPIISKKLRYHDFPEFKDRVIEPAKLKF, from the coding sequence GGGTTGATGAAAAGAATAATTTTTACAGGGTTGCAGGTTATCAACATATTTTTTTAATGGCTCCAACTGGTAGCGGTAAAGGCGTGAGTTTTGTATTACCAAATTTATTATCTTCACAGGAATCGGTAATTGTTCATGATATCAAAATGGAAAATTATGTTATAACAAGCGGTTGGAGAGCTTCACAAGGGCAAGCAATTTATATGTTTGAGCCATTAAATCCAGAAGGCAAAACCCATTGCTATAATCCTTTGGATTTTATCAGCAAAAACTCTGATCAAATGTTTAATGATATTCAAAAAATTGCTCATATACTGCTACCTGATCATTGTCATTCTTGCCATGCAGAGATTAGAAATTTATTTATCGCTATTGTTTTATATATTATGGCTTCTCTTGAGAAAACTAAGTCATTCGGAGAAATTTACAGAATTCTTATGGGAAACGTGTCTGAAGAATTAACAGCGGCTTTAAAACTAAAAATATCTAATGCAGGCCTAGATTTGATAAATAATTTTTTAAATAAAGAGAAAGATGAACGCACTCATATTACTAGCTCTCTTGCGTCTCATATTGAACTCTGGGGCAATCCATTAATAGATTATGCAACATCTAAATCAGATTTTAATCCTGCTGATTTTAGAAAAGAAAAAGCTACTCTTTATGTGGGGCTGCATCCTGCGGATATAAAGAGGCTTCGTCCTTTGATGCAATTTTTTTACCAACATATAGCACAAAGCTTTTGTGCGTCTTCAAATAGTGAAAAAGATACTCATGGCGTTTTGTTTATATTAGATGAGTTTCCAACTCTTGGGAAAATGGATATATTTACTGATTCTATTCCATATTTTAGAGGGTACAAGGTTAGATTACTAATGATAGCTCAGAATTTAAACGATGTTAAAGCTAGCTATTGCGAGAAGGGGGCAAATAGTCTTTTATCAAATTCTACTTTTAAAGTTGCTTTTACAGCAAATAATATTGATACTGCGAATTTTGTATCAAATCTAGCTATAGATAGGGTAAAAAAAGAGGTTTCTATATCGTGGCAAACTGTTATGAGTATAGGCCTAGATGAGCAGATTATAATTACAGATAATGAGCAACCGATTATTTCAAAAAAACTACGCTATCATGATTTTCCTGAGTTTAAAGATAGAGTAATTGAGCCGGCTAAACTTAAGTTTTAG